A genomic region of Diachasmimorpha longicaudata isolate KC_UGA_2023 chromosome 17, iyDiaLong2, whole genome shotgun sequence contains the following coding sequences:
- the LOC135170519 gene encoding rabankyrin-5 isoform X4, which produces MPGALLYQLLKTKSDYPLHSAVRLEREDVVFLYLVEHNAELPKVVNAVDHKGRRALEVALKSRQPSLARTLVEHQADLSAKDSSGLTLLQSAILKGDSYAAEFIIEQLENSGASERLSDQLIFDKNSDDKGLSEFEGCTVLHLVAKYNTPDMVGVAAKLLQAGINENVQDKRGWTALHWSIAERREALFDLLLESKTLNLDLTTLENHSPLSFALRADPCLKLFAEKLLSHGATANPLCSKHQDTLLHVLAREGKEDAAIFLIRYSKATVPKQLNINGSTVLHEACRAGLPGLAKLLLDLGDSDSLTAVTKDTNEVPLHLAVSNLHFNVIQVLLESSNSPKDQLDCKNNEGETPLSLAIKAPLKKGREIVAGLINAGANINEVNDRGLTLLHQAILKEDSATAIFLLENGADMNAKTPDNENPLQLSVHCRLGEVVEALCRRGVDTSVGCPLWDALDSDQDDTASILVTHGADTDCWGPGPDGCYQTLLHRAIDDNKEEIAQFLIRSGCDLDAPRRPGPDGGGGDEAKDKCTPLHLCCQWGLEQVVQTLVEHGANVNARDAEGKTPIHVAIQNQHTQIIALLLCHPKIDLSSRDKKGLSPFATALTVRNNKAAQAILERLPTAAEQFDNKGRNFLHMAIQKDDMESILFLLSIQVDVNSRVQDVIQTPPLHLAVSLGNEMLVRSLILAGGRINDTDAHRNTALHAAAKAGHATVVSALLQNSINFDAVNADGDNALHVAVREGHVSVVRTLLMECTLDAETVNLKGRNPLHELARCGRDNAATICEFFLECMAQYPINNADADGNTPLLIAYMNGNGNLCRTLVKAGACLGSMNKDAVTIFNYQVATKQLLFRLLDSLTQEAPWADKDICLECGTKFSLTIRKHHCRHCGRILCSKCSAQHVPILKFALNKPVRVCSVCFEVLQVGPE; this is translated from the exons ATGCCCGGTGCTCTACTCTATCAACTTTTGAAGACCAAAAGCGATTATCCACTGCACTCTGCTGTTAGGTTGGAAAGGGAAGACGTGGTATTTTTATATCTCGTGGAACACAATGCGGAG CTTCCAAAGGTGGTCAATGCGGTGGATCACAAAGGCCGACGGGCCCTGGAGGTTGCCCTCAAGTCCCGTCAACCCTCGCTGGCACGTACACTCGTTGAACATCAGGCTGATCTGAGTGCAAAAGATTCAAGTGGTCTCACACTCCTGCAGTCTGCCATCCTCAAGGGCGATTCATACGCCgctgaatttattattgaacaaTTGGAAAACAGCGGCGCATCGGAACGTCTATCGGATCAATTGatcttcgataaaaattctgatgaTAAAGGGTTGAGTGAGTTTGAGGGCTGCACTGTTCTACATTTGGTGGCTAAATACAATACTCCGGATATGGTGGGGGTGGCTGCGAAGCTCTTGCAAGCAGGGATCAATGAAAATGTGCAGGATAAAAGGGGATG GACCGCTCTCCACTGGAGCATCGCCGAGAGGCGCGAGGCCCTGTTCGACCTCCTCCTGGAATCAAAGACTTTGAACTTAGACCTAACAACACTAGAAAACCATTCTCCCCTATCATTTGCCCTCCGAGCCGACCCCTGTCTCAAACTATTCGCCGAGAAGCTCCTCTCCCACGGTGCTACCGCAAATCCCCTGTGCAGCAAACACCAAGACACTCTTCTCCACGTGCTAGCCAGAGAAGGCAAAGAGGATGCAGCGATCTTCCTCATTCGGTACTCAAAAGCTACCGTACCGAAGCAACTGAACATCAACGGATCAACTGTCCTTCACGAAGCCTGCCGAGCAGGTCTCCCAGGTCTTGCAAAGCTCCTGCTGGACCTGGGCGACTCAGACAGCCTCACCGCCGTCACCAAGGACACCAACGAAGTCCCCCTGCACTTAGCCGTATCAAATCTCCACTTCAACGTCATCCAGGTCCTCCTCGAGTCTTCAAACAGTCCAAAAGACCAATTGGATTGCAAAAACAACGAGGGAGAGACACCACTGAGTCTAGCGATAAAAGCTCCACTGAAAAAAGGTCGTGAAATCGTTGCTGGACTGATAAATGCTGGTGCTAACATCAATGAGGTCAACGACAGAGGCTTGACACTTCTCCATCAAGCTATCCTCAAAGAAGACTCAGCAACAGCAATATTTTTGTTGGAGAATGGAGCTGACATGAATGCCAAAACACCAGATAATGAGAATCCCCTGCAGTTGAGTGTTCACTGTCGACTTGGTGAAGTTGTGGAGGCACTTTGCAGACGTGGAGTTGATACATCTGTTGGTTGTCCACTCTGGGATGCCCTGGATTCCGACCAAGATGACACTGCCTCCATCCTAGTCACCCATGGAGCTGATACTGATTGCTGGGGACCTGGACCTGATGGCTGTTATCAGACACTTCTTCATCGTGCTATTGATGATAATAAAGAGGAAATCGCCCAGTTCTTGATTCGCAGTGGATGTGATTTGGATGCTCCAAGGAGACCAGGACCtgatggtggtggtggggATGAAGCCAAGGATAAGTGCACACCTCTTCATTTGTGCTGTCAGTGGGGCCTTGAACAAGTTGTTCAGACACTTGTGGAACATGGGGCCAATGTTAATGCACGTGATGCTGAGGGAAAGACACCCATTCATGTGGCCATTCAGAATCAGCATACGCAGATCATAGCTCTGTTGCTTTGTCATCCCAAAATTGATCTCTCGTCGAGGGATAAAAAAGGCCTGAGTCCTTTTGCTACTGCTCTGACTGTCAGGAACAATAAAGCTGCTCAGGCTATTCTGGAGAGACTACCCACTGCTGCTGAACAGTTTGATAATAAGGGGAGGAATTTTCTTCATATGGCCATTCAGAAGGACGATATGGAAAGCATTCTCTTCTTGTTGTCTATTCAGGTTGATGTTAATTCGAGGGTTCAGGATGTTATTCAAACACCACCGTTGCATCTTGCCGTTAGTTTAGGGAATGAAATGCTGGTGAGGAGCTTGATATTGGCAGGGGGCAGGATCAACGATACTGATGCACATAGGAATACTGCTCTACATGCTGCTGCTAAGGCTGGACATGCTACTGTTGTTTCTGCTTTGTTACAG AACTCTATTAATTTTGATGCTGTTAATGCCGACGGGGATAATGCACTTCATGTAGCGGTACGAGAAGGTCATGTCTCAGTTGTCAGAACATTGTTGATGGAATGTACCCTGGATGCTGAGACTGTTAATCTTAAAGGAAGAAATCCACTTCACGAGTTGGCAAGATGTGGACGTGATAATGCAGCGActatttgtgaatttttcctcGAGTGCATGGCGCAATATCCAATTAACAATGCAG ATGCAGATGGCAATACGCCTTTGTTGATAGCTTATATGAATGGCAACGGAAACTTGTGCCGGACGTTGGTGAAGGCCGGGGCTTGCCTTGGCTCCATGAACAAGGATGCTGTCACGATATTCAATTATCAAGTTGCAACGAAGCAATTGCTCTTTAGATTGCTGGACTCGTTGACTCAAGAGGCACCCTGGGCTGACAAAGATATTTGTCTTGAATGTGGAACGAAATTTTCACTTACCATCAGGAAACATCACTG tcgTCATTGCGGACGAATACTGTGCAGTAAATGTTCAGCTCAACATGTGCCAATTCTTAAGTTCGCACTTAACAAACCAGTACGAGTGTGTTCTGTCTGCTTCGAAGTCCTGCAAGTTGGGCCCGAATGA
- the LOC135170519 gene encoding rabankyrin-5 isoform X3: MLHVWVHLDDLTGNDFKEMPGALLYQLLKTKSDYPLHSAVRLEREDVVFLYLVEHNAELPKVVNAVDHKGRRALEVALKSRQPSLARTLVEHQADLSAKDSSGLTLLQSAILKGDSYAAEFIIEQLENSGASERLSDQLIFDKNSDDKGLSEFEGCTVLHLVAKYNTPDMVGVAAKLLQAGINENVQDKRGWTALHWSIAERREALFDLLLESKTLNLDLTTLENHSPLSFALRADPCLKLFAEKLLSHGATANPLCSKHQDTLLHVLAREGKEDAAIFLIRYSKATVPKQLNINGSTVLHEACRAGLPGLAKLLLDLGDSDSLTAVTKDTNEVPLHLAVSNLHFNVIQVLLESSNSPKDQLDCKNNEGETPLSLAIKAPLKKGREIVAGLINAGANINEVNDRGLTLLHQAILKEDSATAIFLLENGADMNAKTPDNENPLQLSVHCRLGEVVEALCRRGVDTSVGCPLWDALDSDQDDTASILVTHGADTDCWGPGPDGCYQTLLHRAIDDNKEEIAQFLIRSGCDLDAPRRPGPDGGGGDEAKDKCTPLHLCCQWGLEQVVQTLVEHGANVNARDAEGKTPIHVAIQNQHTQIIALLLCHPKIDLSSRDKKGLSPFATALTVRNNKAAQAILERLPTAAEQFDNKGRNFLHMAIQKDDMESILFLLSIQVDVNSRVQDVIQTPPLHLAVSLGNEMLVRSLILAGGRINDTDAHRNTALHAAAKAGHATVVSALLQNSINFDAVNADGDNALHVAVREGHVSVVRTLLMECTLDAETVNLKGRNPLHELARCGRDNAATICEFFLECMAQYPINNADADGNTPLLIAYMNGNGNLCRTLVKAGACLGSMNKDAVTIFNYQVATKQLLFRLLDSLTQEAPWADKDICLECGTKFSLTIRKHHCRHCGRILCSKCSAQHVPILKFALNKPVRVCSVCFEVLQVGPE; this comes from the exons ATGCTGCATGTGTGGGTACATttg GACGACCTGACTGGTAATGACTTCAAGGAAATGCCCGGTGCTCTACTCTATCAACTTTTGAAGACCAAAAGCGATTATCCACTGCACTCTGCTGTTAGGTTGGAAAGGGAAGACGTGGTATTTTTATATCTCGTGGAACACAATGCGGAG CTTCCAAAGGTGGTCAATGCGGTGGATCACAAAGGCCGACGGGCCCTGGAGGTTGCCCTCAAGTCCCGTCAACCCTCGCTGGCACGTACACTCGTTGAACATCAGGCTGATCTGAGTGCAAAAGATTCAAGTGGTCTCACACTCCTGCAGTCTGCCATCCTCAAGGGCGATTCATACGCCgctgaatttattattgaacaaTTGGAAAACAGCGGCGCATCGGAACGTCTATCGGATCAATTGatcttcgataaaaattctgatgaTAAAGGGTTGAGTGAGTTTGAGGGCTGCACTGTTCTACATTTGGTGGCTAAATACAATACTCCGGATATGGTGGGGGTGGCTGCGAAGCTCTTGCAAGCAGGGATCAATGAAAATGTGCAGGATAAAAGGGGATG GACCGCTCTCCACTGGAGCATCGCCGAGAGGCGCGAGGCCCTGTTCGACCTCCTCCTGGAATCAAAGACTTTGAACTTAGACCTAACAACACTAGAAAACCATTCTCCCCTATCATTTGCCCTCCGAGCCGACCCCTGTCTCAAACTATTCGCCGAGAAGCTCCTCTCCCACGGTGCTACCGCAAATCCCCTGTGCAGCAAACACCAAGACACTCTTCTCCACGTGCTAGCCAGAGAAGGCAAAGAGGATGCAGCGATCTTCCTCATTCGGTACTCAAAAGCTACCGTACCGAAGCAACTGAACATCAACGGATCAACTGTCCTTCACGAAGCCTGCCGAGCAGGTCTCCCAGGTCTTGCAAAGCTCCTGCTGGACCTGGGCGACTCAGACAGCCTCACCGCCGTCACCAAGGACACCAACGAAGTCCCCCTGCACTTAGCCGTATCAAATCTCCACTTCAACGTCATCCAGGTCCTCCTCGAGTCTTCAAACAGTCCAAAAGACCAATTGGATTGCAAAAACAACGAGGGAGAGACACCACTGAGTCTAGCGATAAAAGCTCCACTGAAAAAAGGTCGTGAAATCGTTGCTGGACTGATAAATGCTGGTGCTAACATCAATGAGGTCAACGACAGAGGCTTGACACTTCTCCATCAAGCTATCCTCAAAGAAGACTCAGCAACAGCAATATTTTTGTTGGAGAATGGAGCTGACATGAATGCCAAAACACCAGATAATGAGAATCCCCTGCAGTTGAGTGTTCACTGTCGACTTGGTGAAGTTGTGGAGGCACTTTGCAGACGTGGAGTTGATACATCTGTTGGTTGTCCACTCTGGGATGCCCTGGATTCCGACCAAGATGACACTGCCTCCATCCTAGTCACCCATGGAGCTGATACTGATTGCTGGGGACCTGGACCTGATGGCTGTTATCAGACACTTCTTCATCGTGCTATTGATGATAATAAAGAGGAAATCGCCCAGTTCTTGATTCGCAGTGGATGTGATTTGGATGCTCCAAGGAGACCAGGACCtgatggtggtggtggggATGAAGCCAAGGATAAGTGCACACCTCTTCATTTGTGCTGTCAGTGGGGCCTTGAACAAGTTGTTCAGACACTTGTGGAACATGGGGCCAATGTTAATGCACGTGATGCTGAGGGAAAGACACCCATTCATGTGGCCATTCAGAATCAGCATACGCAGATCATAGCTCTGTTGCTTTGTCATCCCAAAATTGATCTCTCGTCGAGGGATAAAAAAGGCCTGAGTCCTTTTGCTACTGCTCTGACTGTCAGGAACAATAAAGCTGCTCAGGCTATTCTGGAGAGACTACCCACTGCTGCTGAACAGTTTGATAATAAGGGGAGGAATTTTCTTCATATGGCCATTCAGAAGGACGATATGGAAAGCATTCTCTTCTTGTTGTCTATTCAGGTTGATGTTAATTCGAGGGTTCAGGATGTTATTCAAACACCACCGTTGCATCTTGCCGTTAGTTTAGGGAATGAAATGCTGGTGAGGAGCTTGATATTGGCAGGGGGCAGGATCAACGATACTGATGCACATAGGAATACTGCTCTACATGCTGCTGCTAAGGCTGGACATGCTACTGTTGTTTCTGCTTTGTTACAG AACTCTATTAATTTTGATGCTGTTAATGCCGACGGGGATAATGCACTTCATGTAGCGGTACGAGAAGGTCATGTCTCAGTTGTCAGAACATTGTTGATGGAATGTACCCTGGATGCTGAGACTGTTAATCTTAAAGGAAGAAATCCACTTCACGAGTTGGCAAGATGTGGACGTGATAATGCAGCGActatttgtgaatttttcctcGAGTGCATGGCGCAATATCCAATTAACAATGCAG ATGCAGATGGCAATACGCCTTTGTTGATAGCTTATATGAATGGCAACGGAAACTTGTGCCGGACGTTGGTGAAGGCCGGGGCTTGCCTTGGCTCCATGAACAAGGATGCTGTCACGATATTCAATTATCAAGTTGCAACGAAGCAATTGCTCTTTAGATTGCTGGACTCGTTGACTCAAGAGGCACCCTGGGCTGACAAAGATATTTGTCTTGAATGTGGAACGAAATTTTCACTTACCATCAGGAAACATCACTG tcgTCATTGCGGACGAATACTGTGCAGTAAATGTTCAGCTCAACATGTGCCAATTCTTAAGTTCGCACTTAACAAACCAGTACGAGTGTGTTCTGTCTGCTTCGAAGTCCTGCAAGTTGGGCCCGAATGA
- the LOC135170519 gene encoding rabankyrin-5 isoform X1, whose amino-acid sequence MDDQSESQKWQQHLSLLRSQYVNLYSTNTELRQKYEIVTAAGNESGFIERLLTTVAALYRQKRYSDLTIKLTNGNVPAHKFILSARSDYWNESALASTSELDWSHFDGDVGLILLKWIYTSIVEKENLTLEFMKAASSFQLKELVEQCETYLIGTVSLRDCVALYTAAEGLGAEKLREYCSSLISTHWDDLTGNDFKEMPGALLYQLLKTKSDYPLHSAVRLEREDVVFLYLVEHNAELPKVVNAVDHKGRRALEVALKSRQPSLARTLVEHQADLSAKDSSGLTLLQSAILKGDSYAAEFIIEQLENSGASERLSDQLIFDKNSDDKGLSEFEGCTVLHLVAKYNTPDMVGVAAKLLQAGINENVQDKRGWTALHWSIAERREALFDLLLESKTLNLDLTTLENHSPLSFALRADPCLKLFAEKLLSHGATANPLCSKHQDTLLHVLAREGKEDAAIFLIRYSKATVPKQLNINGSTVLHEACRAGLPGLAKLLLDLGDSDSLTAVTKDTNEVPLHLAVSNLHFNVIQVLLESSNSPKDQLDCKNNEGETPLSLAIKAPLKKGREIVAGLINAGANINEVNDRGLTLLHQAILKEDSATAIFLLENGADMNAKTPDNENPLQLSVHCRLGEVVEALCRRGVDTSVGCPLWDALDSDQDDTASILVTHGADTDCWGPGPDGCYQTLLHRAIDDNKEEIAQFLIRSGCDLDAPRRPGPDGGGGDEAKDKCTPLHLCCQWGLEQVVQTLVEHGANVNARDAEGKTPIHVAIQNQHTQIIALLLCHPKIDLSSRDKKGLSPFATALTVRNNKAAQAILERLPTAAEQFDNKGRNFLHMAIQKDDMESILFLLSIQVDVNSRVQDVIQTPPLHLAVSLGNEMLVRSLILAGGRINDTDAHRNTALHAAAKAGHATVVSALLQNSINFDAVNADGDNALHVAVREGHVSVVRTLLMECTLDAETVNLKGRNPLHELARCGRDNAATICEFFLECMAQYPINNADADGNTPLLIAYMNGNGNLCRTLVKAGACLGSMNKDAVTIFNYQVATKQLLFRLLDSLTQEAPWADKDICLECGTKFSLTIRKHHCRHCGRILCSKCSAQHVPILKFALNKPVRVCSVCFEVLQVGPE is encoded by the exons ATGG ATGACCAGAGCGAGTCACAGAAATGGCAACAGCATTTGTCACTACTTCGATCCCAATACGTCAATTTATACTCTACAAATACAGAACTCCgacaaaaatatgaaatagtCACTGCAGCAGGGAATGAATCGGGATTCATCGAGCGATTATTGACGACTGTTGCAGCGCTGTATCGGCAGAAACGTTACAG TGATTTGACTATCAAATTGACCAATGGCAATGTTCCAGCTCATAAATTTATATTGAGTGCAAGAAGTGATTATTGGAATGAATCAGCATTAGCAAGTACATCAGAATTAG ACTGGAGTCATTTCGATGGCGATGTTGGCTTGATATTGCTGAAGTGGATTTACACAAGTATCGTCGAGAAAGAAAATTTGACTCTTGAGTTTATGAAGGCAGCATCAAGCTTTCAATTGAAAGAGCTCGTCGAGCAATGCGAAACTTATCTCATTGGCACTGTCAGTCTCAGAGATTGTGTGGCACTTTATACAGCGGCCGAGGGGTTGGGAGCTGAAAAATTGCGGGAGTACTGCAGCTCCCTTATATCCACGCACTGG GACGACCTGACTGGTAATGACTTCAAGGAAATGCCCGGTGCTCTACTCTATCAACTTTTGAAGACCAAAAGCGATTATCCACTGCACTCTGCTGTTAGGTTGGAAAGGGAAGACGTGGTATTTTTATATCTCGTGGAACACAATGCGGAG CTTCCAAAGGTGGTCAATGCGGTGGATCACAAAGGCCGACGGGCCCTGGAGGTTGCCCTCAAGTCCCGTCAACCCTCGCTGGCACGTACACTCGTTGAACATCAGGCTGATCTGAGTGCAAAAGATTCAAGTGGTCTCACACTCCTGCAGTCTGCCATCCTCAAGGGCGATTCATACGCCgctgaatttattattgaacaaTTGGAAAACAGCGGCGCATCGGAACGTCTATCGGATCAATTGatcttcgataaaaattctgatgaTAAAGGGTTGAGTGAGTTTGAGGGCTGCACTGTTCTACATTTGGTGGCTAAATACAATACTCCGGATATGGTGGGGGTGGCTGCGAAGCTCTTGCAAGCAGGGATCAATGAAAATGTGCAGGATAAAAGGGGATG GACCGCTCTCCACTGGAGCATCGCCGAGAGGCGCGAGGCCCTGTTCGACCTCCTCCTGGAATCAAAGACTTTGAACTTAGACCTAACAACACTAGAAAACCATTCTCCCCTATCATTTGCCCTCCGAGCCGACCCCTGTCTCAAACTATTCGCCGAGAAGCTCCTCTCCCACGGTGCTACCGCAAATCCCCTGTGCAGCAAACACCAAGACACTCTTCTCCACGTGCTAGCCAGAGAAGGCAAAGAGGATGCAGCGATCTTCCTCATTCGGTACTCAAAAGCTACCGTACCGAAGCAACTGAACATCAACGGATCAACTGTCCTTCACGAAGCCTGCCGAGCAGGTCTCCCAGGTCTTGCAAAGCTCCTGCTGGACCTGGGCGACTCAGACAGCCTCACCGCCGTCACCAAGGACACCAACGAAGTCCCCCTGCACTTAGCCGTATCAAATCTCCACTTCAACGTCATCCAGGTCCTCCTCGAGTCTTCAAACAGTCCAAAAGACCAATTGGATTGCAAAAACAACGAGGGAGAGACACCACTGAGTCTAGCGATAAAAGCTCCACTGAAAAAAGGTCGTGAAATCGTTGCTGGACTGATAAATGCTGGTGCTAACATCAATGAGGTCAACGACAGAGGCTTGACACTTCTCCATCAAGCTATCCTCAAAGAAGACTCAGCAACAGCAATATTTTTGTTGGAGAATGGAGCTGACATGAATGCCAAAACACCAGATAATGAGAATCCCCTGCAGTTGAGTGTTCACTGTCGACTTGGTGAAGTTGTGGAGGCACTTTGCAGACGTGGAGTTGATACATCTGTTGGTTGTCCACTCTGGGATGCCCTGGATTCCGACCAAGATGACACTGCCTCCATCCTAGTCACCCATGGAGCTGATACTGATTGCTGGGGACCTGGACCTGATGGCTGTTATCAGACACTTCTTCATCGTGCTATTGATGATAATAAAGAGGAAATCGCCCAGTTCTTGATTCGCAGTGGATGTGATTTGGATGCTCCAAGGAGACCAGGACCtgatggtggtggtggggATGAAGCCAAGGATAAGTGCACACCTCTTCATTTGTGCTGTCAGTGGGGCCTTGAACAAGTTGTTCAGACACTTGTGGAACATGGGGCCAATGTTAATGCACGTGATGCTGAGGGAAAGACACCCATTCATGTGGCCATTCAGAATCAGCATACGCAGATCATAGCTCTGTTGCTTTGTCATCCCAAAATTGATCTCTCGTCGAGGGATAAAAAAGGCCTGAGTCCTTTTGCTACTGCTCTGACTGTCAGGAACAATAAAGCTGCTCAGGCTATTCTGGAGAGACTACCCACTGCTGCTGAACAGTTTGATAATAAGGGGAGGAATTTTCTTCATATGGCCATTCAGAAGGACGATATGGAAAGCATTCTCTTCTTGTTGTCTATTCAGGTTGATGTTAATTCGAGGGTTCAGGATGTTATTCAAACACCACCGTTGCATCTTGCCGTTAGTTTAGGGAATGAAATGCTGGTGAGGAGCTTGATATTGGCAGGGGGCAGGATCAACGATACTGATGCACATAGGAATACTGCTCTACATGCTGCTGCTAAGGCTGGACATGCTACTGTTGTTTCTGCTTTGTTACAG AACTCTATTAATTTTGATGCTGTTAATGCCGACGGGGATAATGCACTTCATGTAGCGGTACGAGAAGGTCATGTCTCAGTTGTCAGAACATTGTTGATGGAATGTACCCTGGATGCTGAGACTGTTAATCTTAAAGGAAGAAATCCACTTCACGAGTTGGCAAGATGTGGACGTGATAATGCAGCGActatttgtgaatttttcctcGAGTGCATGGCGCAATATCCAATTAACAATGCAG ATGCAGATGGCAATACGCCTTTGTTGATAGCTTATATGAATGGCAACGGAAACTTGTGCCGGACGTTGGTGAAGGCCGGGGCTTGCCTTGGCTCCATGAACAAGGATGCTGTCACGATATTCAATTATCAAGTTGCAACGAAGCAATTGCTCTTTAGATTGCTGGACTCGTTGACTCAAGAGGCACCCTGGGCTGACAAAGATATTTGTCTTGAATGTGGAACGAAATTTTCACTTACCATCAGGAAACATCACTG tcgTCATTGCGGACGAATACTGTGCAGTAAATGTTCAGCTCAACATGTGCCAATTCTTAAGTTCGCACTTAACAAACCAGTACGAGTGTGTTCTGTCTGCTTCGAAGTCCTGCAAGTTGGGCCCGAATGA